The proteins below come from a single Balaenoptera musculus isolate JJ_BM4_2016_0621 chromosome 1, mBalMus1.pri.v3, whole genome shotgun sequence genomic window:
- the ETV3L gene encoding ETS translocation variant 3-like protein, with translation MHCSCLAEGIPAIASRNLWISGLAFPDWAYKAESSPGSRQIQLWHFILELLQKEEFRHVIAWQQGEYGEFVIKDPDEVARLWGRRKCKPQMNYDKLSRALRYYYNKRILHKTKGKRFTYKFNFSKLIVVNYPLWEVRAPPSLHLLLGAPALFRPALVPMGVQSELLHSMLFSHQAMAEQLAGQRTPQGPPEASGDKKGSGSIVHRLGSAPAPCRLSPCCHLGSPQDEPPSFASFTPPLPPPVPSDWPHLSGPFLPPVATGQHFPGSSMPDTLLPGPAGAPAPWHFPGLPLLAGLAQGAGERLWLSCLRPEGLEVKPDPTMDPREGFSSERKEPYIVEESPVSPNLENFKAVWPLDPP, from the exons ATGCACTGCAGCTGCCTGGCTGAGGGCATCCCTGCCATCGCCTCCCGTAACCTCTGGATCTCAG gCCTGGCCTTCCCCGACTGGGCCTACAAGGCCGAGTCGTCCCCGGGCTCCCGGCAGATCCAGCTGTGGCACTTCATCCTGGAGCTGCTGCAGAAGGAGGAGTTCCGCCATGTCATCGCCTGGCAGCAGGGAGAGTACGGGGAGTTTGTCATCAAGGATCCAGACGAGGTGGCCCGCCTCTGGGGCCGCAGGAAGTGCAAACCACAGATGAATTATGACAAGCTGAGCCGGGCCCTCAG ATATTACTACAATAAGAGGATCCTGCACAAGACCAAAGGCAAAAGGTTCACTTACAAGTTCAACTTCAGCAAGCTCATCGTAGTCAACTACCCTCTGTGGGAGGTGCGGGCACCGCCATCCCTCCACTTGCTGCTGGGGGCCCCTGCTCTGTTTCGACCAGCCCTGGTGCCCATGGGTGTACAGAGCGAG CTCCTGCATAGCATGCTGTTCAGCCATCAGGCCATGGCAGAGCAGCTGGCTGGACAGCGGACCCCTCAAGGACCACCAGAGGCCTCCGGGGACAAGAAGGGAAGCGGCAGCATTGTCCACC gacttggctctgccccagccccctGCCGGCTCAGCCCTTGCTGCCATTTGGGGAGCCCCCAAGACGAGCCTCCCAGTTTTGCCTCCttcacccctcccctgccaccccctgTCCCCTCTGACTGGCCCCACCTCTCAGGGCCTTTTTTGCCCCCTGTCGCCACAGGGCAGCACTTCCCAGGGTCCTCCATGCCGGACACCCTGCTCCCAGGACCCGCAGGGGCCCCAGCGCCCTGGCATTTTCCCGGCCTTCCTCTGTTGGCCGGGCTGGcgcagggggctggggagaggctcTGGCTCTCATGCCTGAGGCCCGAGGGGCTGGAGGTAAAGCCTGATCCCACGATGGATCCCAGGGAGGGCTTCTCCTCAGAGAGGAAGGAACCCTACATTGTAGAGGAAAGTCCTGTGTCCCCCAATCTGGAGAACTTCAAAGCAGTGTGGCCCTTGGATCCTCCTTAA